A section of the Schistosoma haematobium chromosome ZW, whole genome shotgun sequence genome encodes:
- the EFTUD2_1 gene encoding U5 small nuclear ribonucleoprotein component, variant 2 (EggNog:ENOG410V9AH~COG:J~BUSCO:EOG091G017G), which translates to MAQDAVNHIETNDVQEESLAVILHEDKKYYPSALEVYGPEVETLVQEEDAQPLTQPLIEPVRRKKFAYTEASIPTTTYDPEFLADLMDCPELIRNVVLCGHLHHGKTSFMDCFIELTHPDIEAKEDKNLRYTDFLHMEVERGLSIKSTPVSLVLRSMQEKSYLFNIFDTPGHVNFSDEVTAAFRLADGICLLVDVSEGVLLNTERILKHALQERLPVTLCINKIDRLIIELKLPPMDAYYKIKHIIDEVNSILLTYSEGAGITDDTQPVVSPLLGNVCFASTYYRFCFTLESFARIYMDTFSNGMDHKEFAGRLWGDIYFNSKTRRFQKRPPSANSQRTFVDFILEPLYKIFAQTVGDVDTCLPSLCSELGIYLTKSEMKLNIRPLLRLIFKRFFGDFSGFVNMCAEHIPSPVNSAATKVGSTYTGTLDNDLGRAMIKCNMNYEHVMVHTTKLYPDQEAISFHVFGRVMCGTLFAGQTVRVLGENYTLSDEEDSRPATVGRLWVSIARYQLEVNRVPAGNWVLIEGVDHPIVKTATLTSADARGAYIFRPLNFNTSSVVKIAVEPANPSELPKLLDGLRKVNKSYPLLATKVEESGERVIRGTGELYLDCVMHDLRKLYSDIDVKVADPVVAFCETVVETSSLKCFAETPNKKNKLTMIAEPLDKGLAEDIENKVVQITWPKKRLGDFFQKKYDWDLLASRSIWAFGPDATGPNILMDDTLPSEVDKNLLLTVKDYIVQGFQWGTREGPLCDEPIRNVKFKILDALISGEAHQRGSGQIIPTARRVAYSAFLMATPRLMEPYYLVEVQAPADCVSAVYTVLARRRGHVTHDAPISGSPLYVIRAFVPVIDSFGFETDLRTHSQGQAFCMLVFNHWQMVPGDPLDRSIQIQPLVPQPATHLAREFMVKTRRRKGLNEDVSINKFFDDPMLLELAKQDVMLNYAL; encoded by the exons ATGGCTCAGGATGCTGTTAATCACATTGAAACAAATGATGTACAAGAAGAAAGTTTGGCT GTTATTCTTCATGAAGATAAAAAGTATTATCCAAGTGCACTAGAAGTCTATGGTCCCGAGGTTGAAACCTTAGTACAGGAAGAAGATGCCCAGCCGTTAACACAACCATTAATAGAACCAGTTCGCCGCAAAAAGTTTGCTTACACTGAAGCATCAATTCCAACAACAACGTACGACCCTGAATTCTTGGCTGATCTTATGGATTGTCCGGAATTGATTCGCAACGTTGTTCTTTGTGGACATTTGCATCATGGCAAA ACTTCCTTCATGGACTGTTTTATAGAACTTACTCACCCTGATATTGAAGCGAAAGAAGACAAAAAT CTCAGGTACACTGATTTCTTGCACATGGAGGTAGAAAGAGGGCTGAGTATAAAATCTACTCCAGTCTCCTTGGTGCTGCGCAGCATGCAAGAAAAGTCGTATCTGTTTAACATATTTGATACACCAG GTCACGTCAATTTTTCCGATGAAGTAACTGCTGCTTTTCGACTCGCTGATGGAATCTGTCTGTTGGTGGACGTCAGCGAAGGTGTACTTTTAAACACCGAACGTATTCTTAAACATGCTCTACAAGAACGACTACCGGTAACACTGTGCATCAACAAAATAGATCGTCTCATAATTGAACTAAAATTGCCACCAATGGATGCGTATTACAAAATCAAGCACATAATTGATGAAGTAAATTCAATTCTTCTGACTTATTCTGAAGGTGCAG GTATTACGGATGATACACAACCTGTTGTCAGCCCATTATTGGGAAATGTATGCTTCGCAAGTACTTATTACCGATTCTGTTTTACTTTGGAATCATTTGCGAGAATATATATGGATACATTTTCTAACGGTATGGATCACAAAGAATTCGCTGGACGTTTATGGGGtgatatatattttaattctaAAAC AAGAAGATTTCAAAAACGGCCACCTTCTGCGAATTCACAACGAACATTTGTAGATTTTATTCTGGAACCTTTATATAAGATTTTTGCTCAAACTGTTGGCGATGTTGATACTTGCTTGCCGTCATTATGTTCAGAGTTGGGTATCTATTTAACGAAATCCGAAATGAAACTGAATATACGCCCACTTTTGCGTTTGATATTTAAACGATTCTTTGGCGATTTCTCTG GATTTGTGAATATGTGTGCAGAACATATACCAAGTCCGGTTAACTCAGCCGCAACTAAAGTGGGATCAACGTATACTGGCACACTAGATAACGATCTCGGACGTGCCATGATAAAATGCAACATGAATTACGAACATGTAATGGTTCATACTACCAAACTTTATCCTGATCAAGAAGCTATCTCTTTTCATGTTTTTGGACGAGTTATGTGTGGTACCTTATTTGCTGGTCAAACCGTCCGTGTTTTAGGCGAAAACTACACACTTTCTGATGAAGAAGATTCACGACCAGCTACAGTTGGCCGTTTGTGGGTATCTATCGCGCG TTACCAGCTGGAGGTGAATCGGGTACCAGCGGGTAATTGGGTGTTGATTGAGGGTGTCGATCATCCTATTGTGAAAACAGCTACATTAACATCAGCGGATGCCCGTGGAGCATATATATTCAGACCCTTAAATTTCAATACTTCTTCAGTTGTTAAGATTGCCGTGGAACCTGCCAATCCTTCTGAGTTACCTAAATTGTTGGATGGTCTCAGAAAA GTTAATAAAAGTTATCCTCTCCTCGCCACCAAGGTTGAAGAATCAGGTGAACGTGTCATTCGTGGTACTGGTGAATTGTATTTAGATTGTGTTATGCACGATTTGCGCAAGCTGTACTCTGATATCG ATGTGAAAGTTGCTGATCCTGTTGTAGCGTTTTGCGAGACAGTTGTGGAAACTTCCTCTTTGAAATGCTTTGCTGAAACACCAAATAAGAA AAATAAGTTAACTATGATCGCTGAGCCACTCGATAAGGGTTTAGCTGAGGACATAGAGAATAAGGTTGTGCAAATCACTTGGCCAAAAAAGCGACTCGGAGACTTTTTCCAGAAAAAGTATGACTGGGATTTGCTTGCCTCCAG GTCTATATGGGCTTTTGGGCCAGACGCTACTGGTCCGAATATACTAATGGATGATACATTACCGTCTGAAGTTGATAAGAATTTACTACTTACTGTCAAAGATTATATCGTGCAG GGTTTCCAATGGGGTACACGTGAAGGACCACTGTGTGACGAACCAATTCGCAAtgtgaaatttaaaatattagaTGCTCTGATTTCTGGCGAAGCACACCAACGGGGTTCTGGACAAATAATTCCTACAGCTCGCCGAGTTGCCTACTCTGCTTTCCTCATGGCTACACCTCGCTTGATGGAACCTTATTACTTGGTTGAGGTACAGGCGCCTGCGGATTGTGTTTCAGCGGTATATACAGTTCTTGCTCGTCGTCG TGGTCATGTGACACATGATGCTCCTATATCTGGATCTCCTTTGTATGTTATCCGTGCATTTGTACCCGTCATTGATTCATTTGGATTCGAGACAGATCTTCGAACTCATTCTCAAGGACAGGCATTTTGTATGCTTGTTTTTAATCACTGGCAAATGGTTCCAGGAGATCCTCTCGATCGTTCAATTCAAATACAGCCTTTGGTCCCACAGCCTGCTACTCATTTGGCTCGGGAGTTTATGGTTAAAACTCGTAGAAGAAAG GGTTTGAATGAAGATGTAAGTATCAACAAATTCTTCGATGATCCTATGTTGCTAGAACTAGCCAAACAAGACGTAATGCTAAATTATGCACTATAA
- the EFTUD2_1 gene encoding U5 small nuclear ribonucleoprotein component (EggNog:ENOG410V9AH~COG:J), which translates to MDAYYKIKHIIDEVNSILLTYSEGAGITDDTQPVVSPLLGNVCFASTYYRFCFTLESFARIYMDTFSNGMDHKEFAGRLWGDIYFNSKTRRFQKRPPSANSQRTFVDFILEPLYKIFAQTVGDVDTCLPSLCSELGIYLTKSEMKLNIRPLLRLIFKRFFGDFSGFVNMCAEHIPSPVNSAATKVGSTYTGTLDNDLGRAMIKCNMNYEHVMVHTTKLYPDQEAISFHVFGRVMCGTLFAGQTVRVLGENYTLSDEEDSRPATVGRLWVSIARYQLEVNRVPAGNWVLIEGVDHPIVKTATLTSADARGAYIFRPLNFNTSSVVKIAVEPANPSELPKLLDGLRKVNKSYPLLATKVEESGERVIRGTGELYLDCVMHDLRKLYSDIDVKVADPVVAFCETVVETSSLKCFAETPNKK; encoded by the exons ATGGATGCGTATTACAAAATCAAGCACATAATTGATGAAGTAAATTCAATTCTTCTGACTTATTCTGAAGGTGCAG GTATTACGGATGATACACAACCTGTTGTCAGCCCATTATTGGGAAATGTATGCTTCGCAAGTACTTATTACCGATTCTGTTTTACTTTGGAATCATTTGCGAGAATATATATGGATACATTTTCTAACGGTATGGATCACAAAGAATTCGCTGGACGTTTATGGGGtgatatatattttaattctaAAAC AAGAAGATTTCAAAAACGGCCACCTTCTGCGAATTCACAACGAACATTTGTAGATTTTATTCTGGAACCTTTATATAAGATTTTTGCTCAAACTGTTGGCGATGTTGATACTTGCTTGCCGTCATTATGTTCAGAGTTGGGTATCTATTTAACGAAATCCGAAATGAAACTGAATATACGCCCACTTTTGCGTTTGATATTTAAACGATTCTTTGGCGATTTCTCTG GATTTGTGAATATGTGTGCAGAACATATACCAAGTCCGGTTAACTCAGCCGCAACTAAAGTGGGATCAACGTATACTGGCACACTAGATAACGATCTCGGACGTGCCATGATAAAATGCAACATGAATTACGAACATGTAATGGTTCATACTACCAAACTTTATCCTGATCAAGAAGCTATCTCTTTTCATGTTTTTGGACGAGTTATGTGTGGTACCTTATTTGCTGGTCAAACCGTCCGTGTTTTAGGCGAAAACTACACACTTTCTGATGAAGAAGATTCACGACCAGCTACAGTTGGCCGTTTGTGGGTATCTATCGCGCG TTACCAGCTGGAGGTGAATCGGGTACCAGCGGGTAATTGGGTGTTGATTGAGGGTGTCGATCATCCTATTGTGAAAACAGCTACATTAACATCAGCGGATGCCCGTGGAGCATATATATTCAGACCCTTAAATTTCAATACTTCTTCAGTTGTTAAGATTGCCGTGGAACCTGCCAATCCTTCTGAGTTACCTAAATTGTTGGATGGTCTCAGAAAA GTTAATAAAAGTTATCCTCTCCTCGCCACCAAGGTTGAAGAATCAGGTGAACGTGTCATTCGTGGTACTGGTGAATTGTATTTAGATTGTGTTATGCACGATTTGCGCAAGCTGTACTCTGATATCG ATGTGAAAGTTGCTGATCCTGTTGTAGCGTTTTGCGAGACAGTTGTGGAAACTTCCTCTTTGAAATGCTTTGCTGAAACACCAAATAAGAAGTGA